The following coding sequences are from one Lolium rigidum isolate FL_2022 chromosome 6, APGP_CSIRO_Lrig_0.1, whole genome shotgun sequence window:
- the LOC124667234 gene encoding pentatricopeptide repeat-containing protein At2g41080-like, producing MARPALKTLTAGAREAKDELIRLCTSGRLKDAVRHPFRDVLWSDVSLFAHVFRACRAVPLLRQLHSVAATSGAAADRFTTNNLLLAYADLGDLPTARDLFDRIPKRNVMSWNILIGGYIKNGDLGSARELFDEMPRRNVATWNAMVAGLTNAGLDEDSLQFFLAMRREGLHPDEFGLGSVFRCCAGLADAVSGRQVHAYVVRCGMDTDMIVGNSLAHMYMRCGCLAEGEAILQALPSLTVVSFNTTIAGRTQHGDSEGALEYFSMMRGVGIAADVVTFVSVITSCSDLAALAQGQQVHAQVIKAGVDKVVPVITSLVHMYSRCGCLGDSERVYSGYCGLDLFLLSAMISACGFHGQGHKAVELFKQMMDRGAKPNEVTFLALLYACSHSGLKDEGLEFFELMTKTYGLQPSVKHYTCIVDLLGRSGCLDEAEALILSMPVRADGIIWKTLLSACKTQKNFDMAERIAERVIEFDPQDSAPYVLLSNIRATSKRWGDVSELRKNMREKKVRKEPGVSWVELKGQVHQFCTGDKSHPRQGEIIEYLEEMIAKIRECGYAPDMSMVFHDMEDEEKEVSLTHHSEKLAIAFAFLSLPEGVPIRVMKNLRVCDDCHVAIKLISQVTGREIVVRDVSRFHHFRDGKCSCGDYW from the coding sequence ATGGCCAGACCAGCACTCAAGACGCTCACCGCCGGCGCACGGGAGGCCAAGGACGAGCTCATCCGCCTCTGCACAAGCGGCCGGCTCAAGGACGCCGTCCGCCACCCCTTCCGCGACGTGCTCTGGTCGGACGTCAGCCTCTTCGCGCACGTCTTCCGGGCCTGCCGCGCCGTCCCGCTCCTCCGCCAGCTCCACTCCGTCGCCgccacctccggcgccgccgccgaccgctTCACCACCAACAACCTCCTGCTGGCCTACGCGGACCTCGGGGACCTCCCCACCGCGCGCGACCTGTTCGACAGAATCCCCAAGCGGAACGTCATGTCCTGGAACATTCTGATCGGGGGCTACATCAAGAACGGCGACCTGGGAAGCGCGCGGGAGCTGTTCGACGAGATGCCCAGGAGGAATGTCGCCACCTGGAACGCCATGGTCGCCGGGCTCACCAATGCAGGGCTTGACGAGGACAGCCTGCAGTTCTTCCTCGCCATGCGAAGGGAGGGGTTGCACCCCGACGAGTTCGGCCTGGGGAGCGTGTTCAGGTGCTGTGCTGGGCTCGCCGACGCCGTCTCCGGACGCCAGGTCCATGCCTACGTCGTGCGGTGTGGGATGGACACTGACATGATCGTCGGGAACTCGTTGGCTCACATGTACATGCGGTGCGGGTGCCTCGCAGAAGGAGAAGCCATTCTCCAGGCGCTTCCTTCTCTTACGGTTGTGTCATTCAATACCACGATCGCTGGCAGGACGCAGCATGGCGACTCGGAGGGGGCACTGGAGTACTTCTCCATGATGAGAGGTGTTGGGATCGCGGCAGATGTGGTCACCTTCGTCAGTGTTATTACCTCTTGCTCGGACTTGGCAGCGCTTGCACAAGGTCAGCAGGTTCATGCGCAGGTTATCAAGGCTGGAGTAGACAAGGTTGTGCCAGTCATTACCTCCCTTGTGCATATGTACTCTCGCTGCGGATGCTTAGGCGACTCGGAAAGAGTTTACTCTGGTTATTGTGGATTAGATCTTTTCCTTCTCAGTGCAATGATCTCAGCTTGTGGGTTCCATGGGCAAGGACATAAAGCAGTTGAGCTCTTTAAACAGATGATGGATAGAGGGGCTAAACCTAATGAGGTTACTTTCCTGGCCCTGCTATATGCGTGCAGCCATAGTGGTCTGAAAGACGAAGGCCTGGAGTTCTTTGAGCTTATGACTAAGACTTACGGGTTGCAGCCAAGTGTGAAACACTACACTTGTATTGTGGATCTTCTTGGGCGATCAGGTTGTCTGGATGAAGCAGAGGCCCTTATCTTGTCAATGCCTGTACGTGCTGACGGGATCATATGGAAGACACTGTTGTCTGCCTGTAAGACCCAGAAGAATTTTGACATGGCTGAGCGGATCGCAGAACGAGTCATTGAGTTTGACCCTCAAGATTCTGCGCCTTACGTCCTGCTATCAAATATTCGAGCTACCAGCAAGAGATGGGGAGATGTTAGTGAATTGAGAAAAAATATGAGGGAGAAGAAGGTGAGAAAGGAGCCGGGTGTCAGCTGGGTGGAGCTTAAGGGCCAGGTGCACCAGTTTTGCACTGGAGATAAATCACATCCAAGACAAGGGGAGATCATTGAGTACTTGGAAGAAATGATTGCCAAGATTAGGGAGTGTGGCTATGCACCAGACATGAGCATGGTGTTCCATGATATGGAGGATGAGGAGAAAGAGGTTAGCTTAACTCACCACAGCGAGAAATTGGCTATAGCATTTGCGTTTCTGAGCTTACCCGAAGGAGTTCCTATCCGAGTAATGAAGAATCTACGGGTGTGCGATGACTGCCATGTTGCTATCAAGTTGATATCTCAGGTCACTGGTCGAGAGATTGTGGTCAGAGACGTAAGCCGCTTTCACCATTTTAGAGATGGCAAATGCTCTTGTGGAGATTATTGGTGA
- the LOC124660847 gene encoding extensin-like, which produces MASPPPPHPHQHQLPPHQLSHPQYQAPPPPSMPPPASAPSKAFDLEVTVVSGKHLKNVNWRRGDLRAYAVAYLDPSRRTATRPDDAGGCKPAWNERILLPLPPHLSPHDPSLLLSLDVFHSKPSDSPKPLVGSAHSPLRDLLFPANPNPSSDSPASPIITLPLLRPSGRPQGKLRIRVALRERSPPPPPEPQYPPPPSSPYYFPPPPPPAYSAPPQYGLDQYYRPTGYYSAPPPPSQYDYTGGPSAPVEYGRQYEQRARTEAAPGQYEQKGRTDGMPGQYEQRGRTEGLPGQYEQKGRTEGVPGPYEQRGRTEGGTPSGRYGLGTGLAVGAVAGAVGGLAIDEAAKYKEEKAAERVGEKVAPAGRDDYSEYRGEY; this is translated from the coding sequence ATGGCTTCCCCGCCCCCTCCCCACCCGCACCAACACCAGCTTCCCCCGCACCAGCTCTCCCACCCGCAGTACCAAGCCCCGCCGCCTCCttcgatgccgccgccggcatcGGCGCCGTCAAAGGCCTTCGATCTGGAGGTCACCGTCGTCTCCGGCAAGCACCTGAAGAACGTCAACTGGCGCCGCGGCGACCTCCGCGCCTACGCCGTCGCCTACCTAGACCCCTCCCGCCGCACCGCCACCCGCCCCGACGACGCCGGCGGCTGCAAGCCCGCCTGGAACGAGCGCATCCTCCTCCCGCTCCCGCCGCACCTCTCGCCGCACGACCCctcgctcctcctctccctcgacgTATTCCACTCCAAGCCGTCCGACTCGCCCAAGCCGCTCGTCGGCTCCGCCCACTCGCCCCTCCGCGACCTCCTCTTCCCcgccaaccctaaccctagctccgACTCCCCCGCCTCGCCCATCATCACGCTCCCGCTCCTCCGCCCCTCCGGCCGCCCCCAGGGCAAGCTCCGTATCCGCGTCGCCCTTCGCGAGcgctcgcctcctcctcctcctgagccCCAGTATCCGCCCCCTCCCTCCTCCCCCTACTATTTCCCACCCCCTCCACCCCCCGCTTACTCCGCCCCGCCGCAGTACGGCCTAGACCAGTACTACCGTCCCACTGGGTACTACTCTGCCCCGCCGCCTCCATCTCAGTACGACTACACCGGAGGCCCCTCCGCGCCTGTGGAGTACGGCAGGCAGTATGAGCAAAGAGCAAGGACTGAAGCTGCGCCTGGGCAGTATGAGCAGAAAGGAAGGACCGATGGTATGCCTGGACAGTATGAGCAAAGAGGAAGGACTGAGGGTCTGCCCGGGCAGTATGAGCAGAAAGGAAGGACTGAGGGTGTGCCTGGGCCGTATGAACAAAGAGGAAGGACCGAGGGTGGAACTCCAAGCGGAAGGTATGGACTAGGCACTGGGCTTGCTGTGGGCGCAGTTGCTGGTGCTGTCGGAGGGCTCGCGATTGATGAAGCTGCGAAGTacaaggaggagaaggcggcagaGAGGGTTGGAGAGAAGGTGGCGCCTGCTGGAAGGGACGATTACAGCGAGTACCGCGGCGAGTATTGA